DNA from Paraphotobacterium marinum:
TTATTACTTTAGGTTAATATTAAAAAAAAATGGACCTTTTAAAACTTCACAAAAGAATCCATTCTTATTTATGTATGATTTTTTTGAAATAAAAAGCCTTATATTTAAAAATATTCTTTTTCTAAGTATTTGATTATATCATTAGATTCATATAACCATTTATCACTATTTTCTTTAGTGATTCGTAAGCAAGGAACTTTTCTTTTCCCACCTAAATTAATTAAATCAGTTTCAGATGATGTGCCTGGCTTTACTTCAACAATTTCAATGTTTAAATTTAATCTTTTGATTTGTCGTCTAACTTTGACGCAAAATGGACAGGATTTAAACTGATAAAGTTTTAAATTTTTTGTGGCATTGTCAACTACCTCTTGTTCTTCAGTCGATCGATTAATAGAGCTTGGTGTAAATACTTTATCCAAAAAAAGTATAATTGCTCCTAGTAATTTTCTTATGACTTTAATGAACATGTCATTTGCTCTCCATGTATTACTTACTTATTGTAAGTATAATTTTTGATATAAATCCATAATTTAAATTTTTCATTGAGTATTAAAAAATAAACGAAAAATTTTTGAAAAAAGTTAATTTCATGTGACTAATAAACTTTTGCCAATAAATTAAATTTAACATTTTTCTTAATAACTTTTCTACTATTTTTATTCTTTTTGCTTGATATTTTCATTAAATTGATTAACTCTGTTGATTAAAGTGTTACGTA
Protein-coding regions in this window:
- a CDS encoding glutathione S-transferase N-terminal domain-containing protein, which translates into the protein MKVIRKLLGAIILFLDKVFTPSSINRSTEEQEVVDNATKNLKLYQFKSCPFCVKVRRQIKRLNLNIEIVEVKPGTSSETDLINLGGKRKVPCLRITKENSDKWLYESNDIIKYLEKEYF